Proteins from a genomic interval of Salinarchaeum sp. Harcht-Bsk1:
- a CDS encoding AarF/ABC1/UbiB kinase family protein, with product MPFLRPYWRFLRVLRQFLPLILAWWRDRRRFLLFGGRRAVSSEERTRRAEELLDTLLTLGPTFIKLGQLLSTRPDVLPPEYVSVLSSLQDDVPPAEWEDAKRVLEAELGPTELRFHEFDTEAISGASLGQVYRARIDDQDVAVKVRRPGVESLVAADLRVIRWSLPVLLLVVDEARAFSLRNLADEFDKTIREEMDYERERRMLDEIRANFADEPKIAIPDTIDSHSSERVLTMEYLGGTKVDRIDDLDRHGIDRTEVAETLQRAYLEMIVEHGVFHADPHPGNLAVQDDGTIVFYDFGMSGRVDEFVQDKIVEFYVAVAEQDIDGILDALIEIGTLSPQADRAVMAEVMELAIQDARGEDIEQYRIQQIVGQIEDSIYEFPFRLPKDLALVLRVATVVEGVCVTLDPNFDFIATATEYLTEEGYREETIRNVIEDTGDQLQRSGAAAVRIPPKLESALDRVERENVRVKAEIQDSNELLGLLAKRLLVGMLAAAGVVATTILYVAASIEATAVAAGATVFLLLVLYRSFRRRRGIRAQPQFTRQNLRARRGPDEE from the coding sequence GTGCCCTTCCTCCGGCCGTACTGGCGGTTCCTTCGCGTCCTCCGGCAGTTTCTCCCGCTCATCCTCGCGTGGTGGCGGGACCGCCGCCGATTCTTGCTCTTCGGCGGCCGGCGGGCGGTCTCCTCCGAGGAACGGACCCGCCGCGCCGAGGAGTTACTGGACACCCTGCTCACGCTGGGGCCGACGTTCATCAAACTCGGCCAGTTGCTCTCGACGCGGCCGGACGTGCTTCCCCCGGAGTACGTTTCCGTCCTCTCGAGCCTGCAGGACGACGTGCCGCCCGCCGAGTGGGAGGACGCGAAGCGAGTGCTCGAAGCCGAACTCGGGCCGACGGAGCTGCGCTTCCACGAGTTCGACACCGAGGCGATCAGCGGGGCCAGTCTCGGACAGGTCTACCGCGCCCGGATCGACGACCAGGACGTCGCGGTGAAGGTCCGCCGGCCCGGCGTCGAGTCGCTCGTCGCCGCGGACCTCCGGGTGATCCGGTGGTCGCTCCCGGTCCTCCTGCTCGTCGTCGACGAGGCGCGGGCCTTCTCTCTGCGGAACCTCGCCGACGAGTTCGACAAGACGATCCGCGAGGAGATGGACTACGAGCGCGAGCGGCGGATGCTCGACGAGATCCGCGCGAACTTCGCCGACGAGCCGAAGATCGCGATTCCGGACACGATCGACTCCCACTCCAGCGAGCGCGTGCTGACGATGGAGTACCTCGGCGGCACGAAGGTCGATCGGATCGACGACCTCGACCGGCACGGGATCGACCGCACCGAGGTCGCGGAGACACTCCAGCGAGCCTACCTCGAGATGATCGTCGAGCACGGCGTGTTCCACGCCGATCCCCACCCTGGGAACCTCGCGGTGCAGGACGACGGTACGATCGTCTTCTACGACTTCGGCATGTCCGGCCGGGTCGACGAGTTCGTCCAGGACAAGATCGTCGAGTTCTACGTCGCCGTCGCCGAGCAGGACATCGACGGTATCCTCGACGCGCTGATCGAGATCGGGACGCTCTCGCCGCAGGCCGACCGCGCCGTGATGGCCGAGGTGATGGAACTCGCCATCCAGGACGCCCGCGGCGAGGACATCGAGCAGTACCGCATCCAGCAGATCGTCGGCCAGATCGAGGACTCGATTTACGAGTTCCCCTTTCGGCTGCCGAAGGATCTGGCCTTGGTCCTCCGGGTCGCGACCGTCGTCGAGGGCGTCTGCGTCACGCTCGACCCGAACTTCGACTTCATCGCGACGGCGACGGAGTATCTCACGGAGGAGGGCTATCGGGAGGAGACGATCCGCAACGTGATCGAGGATACCGGCGATCAGCTCCAGCGATCCGGCGCAGCGGCCGTCCGAATCCCGCCCAAACTCGAGAGCGCGCTGGACCGCGTCGAGCGCGAGAACGTCCGGGTCAAGGCCGAGATTCAGGACTCGAACGAACTCCTCGGGCTGCTCGCGAAGCGGTTGCTCGTCGGGATGCTCGCCGCTGCCGGCGTCGTCGCGACGACGATCCTCTACGTCGCAGCGTCGATCGAGGCGACCGCGGTCGCGGCCGGCGCCACCGTCTTCCTCTTGCTCGTCCTCTATCGATCGTTCCGCCGGCGCCGAGGGATCCGCGCCCAGCCGCAGTTCACCCGGCAGAATCTTCGGGCCCGGCGCGGACCGGACGAGGAGTGA
- a CDS encoding Hsp20/alpha crystallin family protein has product MSGITSALRSLPDAVFADLLESDDAYLLVLDLPGVTEDTLDVTVATGRLHVEAHRDKPDVAGYRFVEEHRDAFLDVDLPLPPDAVAEDATATIEQGVLEVTIPREPEAEVTEIEVGDA; this is encoded by the coding sequence ATGTCCGGTATCACCAGCGCCCTCCGGTCGCTCCCCGATGCCGTGTTCGCCGACTTGCTGGAGAGCGACGACGCCTACCTCCTGGTCCTCGATCTTCCCGGCGTCACCGAGGACACGCTCGACGTGACGGTCGCCACGGGTCGGCTCCACGTCGAGGCCCACCGCGACAAACCCGACGTCGCTGGCTATCGGTTCGTCGAGGAGCATCGTGATGCGTTCCTCGACGTCGACCTCCCGCTCCCGCCGGACGCCGTCGCCGAGGACGCGACGGCGACGATCGAGCAGGGCGTGCTCGAAGTGACGATCCCCAGGGAGCCCGAGGCGGAGGTCACCGAGATCGAGGTCGGGGACGCCTAA
- a CDS encoding acyl-CoA carboxylase subunit beta: MEDRLDELEELQAEAELGGGEGRIESQHDKGKKTARERIEYFLDDGTFNEFDQLRTHNTHNFGMEERQLLTDGVVTGYGEVDGRTVFVFAHDFTVFGGSLGEVFAEKITKVMDKAMEVGAPLVGLNDSAGARIQEGVDALAGFAEIFRRNQEASGVIPQISSIMGPCAGGAVYSPSMTDFIFMVNDTSHMYITGPSVIETVTGEEVTHEELGGASTHSSKTGVAHFAASDEEQALDDIRRLLSYLPQNNVEDPPRVEPWDEPDRQDAELREIVPPSPQKPYDMTNVLDSVLDEGSFMEVGERFAAEIVTGFGRLDGRSVGVVANQPRVNAGTLTVDSSMKASRFVRFCDAFNVPILTFVDVPGYMPGTDQEHRGIIRHGAKLLYAYSEATVPLLTVITRKAYGGAYCVMSSKHLGADVNYAWPTAEIAVMGPQGAVNVLYSDELEAADDPDELREELIAEYREQFANPYTAADKGYLDDVIDPIETRPRLIDDLEMLQSKREANPDKKHGNIPL; encoded by the coding sequence ATGGAAGACCGGCTCGACGAGCTCGAGGAGCTGCAAGCGGAGGCCGAACTCGGTGGCGGGGAGGGCCGCATCGAGTCCCAGCACGACAAGGGCAAGAAGACCGCCCGCGAGCGGATCGAGTACTTCCTCGACGACGGCACGTTCAACGAGTTCGACCAGCTTCGAACCCACAACACCCACAACTTCGGGATGGAGGAGCGCCAGCTCCTGACCGACGGCGTGGTGACGGGCTACGGCGAGGTCGACGGCCGGACCGTCTTCGTGTTCGCCCACGACTTCACCGTCTTCGGTGGCTCGCTCGGCGAAGTGTTCGCCGAGAAGATCACGAAGGTCATGGACAAGGCGATGGAGGTCGGCGCACCGCTCGTCGGCCTCAACGACTCCGCCGGCGCGCGGATCCAGGAGGGCGTCGACGCGCTCGCCGGGTTCGCGGAGATCTTCCGGCGCAACCAGGAGGCCAGCGGCGTCATCCCCCAGATCTCCTCCATCATGGGTCCCTGTGCCGGCGGCGCGGTCTACTCCCCGTCGATGACGGACTTCATCTTCATGGTGAACGACACCAGCCACATGTACATCACCGGGCCCTCCGTCATCGAGACCGTCACTGGCGAGGAGGTGACCCACGAGGAACTCGGCGGCGCGAGCACCCACAGCTCGAAGACCGGCGTCGCACACTTCGCGGCATCGGACGAGGAGCAGGCCCTCGACGACATCCGCCGGCTCCTGTCGTACCTTCCCCAGAACAACGTCGAGGATCCGCCACGCGTCGAGCCCTGGGACGAACCCGATCGCCAGGACGCGGAGCTCCGCGAGATCGTCCCGCCGAGTCCGCAGAAGCCCTACGACATGACGAACGTCCTGGATTCCGTACTCGACGAGGGGTCCTTCATGGAGGTCGGCGAACGCTTCGCCGCAGAGATCGTCACCGGCTTCGGCCGGCTCGACGGCCGCTCGGTCGGCGTCGTCGCCAACCAACCCCGCGTCAACGCCGGGACGCTCACGGTCGACTCGTCGATGAAGGCCTCCCGCTTCGTCCGCTTCTGTGACGCGTTCAACGTGCCGATCCTCACCTTCGTCGACGTGCCCGGCTACATGCCCGGCACGGACCAGGAGCACCGCGGCATCATCCGCCACGGAGCGAAGCTCCTCTACGCCTACTCCGAAGCGACGGTCCCACTCCTGACCGTCATCACGCGCAAGGCCTACGGCGGCGCCTACTGCGTGATGTCGTCCAAGCACCTCGGCGCGGACGTCAACTACGCCTGGCCGACCGCCGAGATCGCGGTGATGGGGCCACAGGGTGCGGTGAACGTCCTCTACAGCGACGAACTCGAAGCCGCCGACGACCCCGACGAACTCCGCGAAGAGCTGATCGCCGAGTACCGCGAGCAGTTCGCGAACCCTTACACCGCAGCGGACAAGGGCTACCTCGACGACGTCATCGATCCGATCGAGACCCGCCCCCGGCTGATCGACGACCTCGAGATGCTCCAGTCCAAGCGCGAGGCGAACCCCGACAAGAAACACGGCAACATCCCACTGTAA